In Actinoplanes octamycinicus, the genomic window GATGCGCAGCGGTGACGTGGCCGCCGCGGCGGAGCAGATCTGGCGGGTGCACCAGTGGGCGGTCGACAACGACGCCCGGCAGTTGCTGGCTCGGACCCACCTGATCTGGCACAGCATCCATCAGCACCTCGGTGATGCCGAGCAGGCCCTGGAGCACGCGCTGCTCGCGGTGGAGCTGCTCGATGACGACTCCACCGAGCACATGCATGTCTGGCACCGCACCAAGCTGGGTGATGCCCTCTGGGCCGCCGGCTCGGTGGACGCCGCCCGGCAGCGTCATGCGCAGGCCGAGGAGCTTGCCGTCCGGACCGGCTCACCGGCGCTGCTCTGCCTGCTCAACAACTATGCGTACGCCGAGTTCTCCTACGGCGACCAGCAGCGCGCCGAGGAGATCGCCTGGCGGATGGAGCACCTCGCCCGCGAACAGGGGGAGCAGCTCCAGCCTTCGTTCCTGGACACGCTCGGCGCGATCCAGAACGGCAACGGGCACTACGCCGCCGCCGAGGCGACCATGTTGCACTGCATCGAGCAGCACGCCGAGGGCCAGCACGAGGACGCGGACGCGCTCGCCGAGTACCTTCTGACGCTCAGCCAGGCGCAACGCGGGCTGGCGGCGTACGACCGGGCCCAGGGCAGCCTCGACGAGTCCCGTCGGCTGTGCCTGGAGCGAGACCTTGGCGAGACGCTCGTCCGGGTGCAGCAGGAACAGGCCGAGCTGCACGCCGCCCGGGGCGAGTTCGCCGCGGCGTTCGCCGCGCACAAAGCCTTCTTCGAGGCCCACTGCAAACTGCAGTCGCTGCAGCGGGAAGCACGTACCCGGACCCGGCAGGCGATGTTCGAGACCGCCGAGGCGCGGCAGGAAGCCGAGCGCTTCCGCGAGCAGGCCCGCCGGGACCCGCTCACCGGCCTGCACAACCGCCGCCACGTCGACGAGGTGCTGCCCGGCCTGATCCGCACCGACCCGCAGCTCACCGTGGCGCTGGTCGATCTGGACCACTTCAAGCAGATCAACGATCAGCTGTCGCACGACGTCGGCGACCAGGTGCTGGTCCGGGTCGCCCAGCTGCTGGCCCGCGAGGTGGCCACCGCCTGCCCGGGCGGCTTCGCGGCCCGGATGGGTGGCGAGGAGTTCCTGGTGGTGCTCCCGGGCACCGCGGTGCCACGGGCGCACGCGCTGCTCGACGCCCTCCGGAGGACCATCCGCAACCAGCACTGGGCGCCGATCACCCGGCACCTGCCGGTGACGGTGAGCATCGGCGTGGCCGGCCTGGCCGACGCCCCGCAGGGCGCCCAGGCACCCCTTCTGTCCACTGCGGACGGTCATCTGTACGCTGCCAAGCACGGCGGACGTGACCGCGTGGTCTCCTCGGTGCAGCTGCGCGACTGGGTCGGGCACGCCTCGGCCGCCTGACCCCCGGTCGTGTCACTCCGTGACGAAATACGGATCATGGGGGTGATGCCGGTCAATCGTTGACGCTAGGCTGGACGGACTGTCGATGATCGACGGTGGGGTCCAGCGTGAGGAGGCGGTCGTGGAGCACAGCAGTGGTAACTCCGCTCCCAGCGAGGTCGCTCCGCCTGGGGTCAACATCAACGTGCCGCACTCCGCCCGCATCTACGACTACTGGCTGGGCGGCAAGGACAACTTCGCGGTCGACCGGGCGGTCGGCGACGCGATGATCCAGGCCATCCCCGGCATGCGCTACATGGCCGGGGAGAATCGCAAGTTCGTTCACCGCGCCGCCCGCGACCTGGTCGCCAAGGAGGGCATCCGGCAGTTCCTGGACGTCGGCACCGGCATCCCGACCCGGCCCAACCTGCACGAGGTGGCCCAGCGGATCGCCCCGGAGACCCGGGTGGTCTATGTCGACAACGACCCGATCGTGCTGGTCCACGCCCGCGCCCTGATGCTCAGCTCCCCGCAGGGCCGCAGTGAGTACATCAGCGCCGACATCCGCGACCCGCGCTCGATCCTGCAGGACAAGGTCCTCAAGGAGACCCTGGACCTGACCCAGCCGGTCGGCCTCACCCTGATCGCGATCCTGATGCTGCTGGCCGACGAGGACGACCCGTGGTCCACGGTCGCCGCGCTGCGCGACGCGATGCCGTCCGGCAGCTGCCTGGCGATCACCCACCCGACCGCCGACTTCAACCCGGACGAGGTCGGCCAGGCCGTCGCCGCCGCCACCGGCGCCGGGATGACCCTGGTCGCCCGCACCCAGGAGGCGGTCGCCCGCTTCTTCGGCGACTGGGAGCTGCTCGAGCCGGGCCTGGTCCCGGTCTCCGCGTGGCGCCCGGACGCCCCGGCCGCCGACCCCAAGGCGGCCTATTACTGGGCCGGAGTCGCCCGCAAACCCTGACCACACCCCGGCCAGCCCGCAACGTGCCGTCTCAGGTTCTTCCACGCAAAAACACCTGAGGTGCACCACAAGATCGGCCCCGCCCACTGCCCGGGCGGGGCCGATCCTTCTCCTGACGCCGCTCGCCGCCCACTCCCCGGGCGGGGGCCGATCCTTCTCCTGACGCCGCTCGCCGCACACTCCCCGGGCGCGATCCTTCTCCTGACGCCGCTCGCCGCCCACTCCCCGGGCGCGATCCTTCTCCTGACGCCGCTCGCCGCCCACTCCCTGGGCGAGGCCATCCTTTTCTGACGCCGCTCGCCGCCCACTCTCCGGGCGAGGCCATCCTTTTCTGACGCCGCTCGCCGCCCACTCCCCGGCCCCACCCTCAGCCGGCTCAACAGCGAGTTGTCCACATCAGCGCGCCGTCCACAGCCCAGCCCCGGAAAATCCTGCCGCCGCGCCACACTGTCTTCGGGGCGGCTCCCCCTGGGAGGGCGGGGACTGGGACGTGGCCGAGCCCGCAGCGAATGAACCGGATGCTGCCGGCCGCCCCACGGACCAGCTGGCCACGCCGCTGCGGCACATCTCGACCCGGGACGTCCCCCGAGCTGCTGCTCGGCTTCGGGCCGACTGCGGCGCTTCCGGCGTACCGGAAATCTCGGCGCGCAAGCCGAAGCGAACCTCGGGCCGGCCGGCGGACCGGAGAGTGCTGACCGCGCGTGCCCGAACGGCTCAGGTGAAGCGGATCTGTCCTACTGTGCCGGCCCCGCCTCCCGCCCCGGCGGGGCCGGCAAGTCCACGACCCGGCCGTCGCCGGTCGTTCACCGGCGACGGCCGCGCACTACTCACACACCGCTCGGAGGACCCCTCCGAACGTCCTGGACGCCCGATCAACCCCGGTGGGGTGGACCGGATGGGTGGCCCAGCACGGGGAACCGGGCCACCCATCCGGCGTCAGACGGGCGTATCTCGCAACACCCGAAGTCGTGGCCGTTTGCAGGCCGGGGGGATCGGCACCCGGCCGGCGCGGATCAGGATCTCGCGCACCGCGCCCTCGCGGCCGTCCGGATCGACGACGATCCCGCGGACGCCGAGCCAGATCTCGCCCTCGTGGGGAATCGGCTTGTGCCAGTCGACCCGGACGACGCGCAGCCGGATCGTGCCGATGCCGTAGCAGTAGTCCGACTCGGCGAACTCGTGGACCGGCCAGCGTGGCCGGCTCGGCCGCAGCCGATCGTCACGGACCCGTGGCGCCGAGGCCATCCACCGCGAACGGGCGTGCGGCCGGCCCACGGACCGGTGCCCGTGACAACGAACGAGTTCACTCGCGCGCGTCGGACTCACCCTCCTCTGCCGGTGGCTCGGCGGTGCTGATGCCGCCGGGCTTACTCAGTGCGTAACGAACGCCGCCGAACCGGTGGGTAACCGCGCTGGCCCGGGTGGAGGCGGCGACCACGTCGTCGGTGATCCTCACGTCCCGGTGGACCGGCGGCGGATTACCCCGGCGCGAGCTCTCACTCGCACCGGGATCGCCCGGATCGGGGTGTTCTGGGCCGATGTTGGGTATCGACACGCTCGTCACCTCTCGCTCGGACGCCCCCGCCAGGGAGCCTCGCGTCGAGGCCGCAGACGTCGCTCCGCGACCGACCAGTCACCTAAAGATGTCACCCTGAGTGACACTTCTTCGGATGTCTTGTGCGTTATCATGCTCAGAATCCCGGTACTACGCAAGGCCAGATGCACGTGCATTTGCATCGTCAAGCGATTTGGCACAGGGGGATCACCACCCCGGGTCGAACAGCGATCCGGGCAGACCAAGGGAGCTTGGAATGACCTACGTGGTCAACGGCATGCCAGCCGGTCAGCTGCAGGGCGTGACCTGGCAGAAGAGCCGTCGCAGCAACCCGAGTGGCAACTGTGTGGAGTGTGCCGTCCTGCCCGGCGGCGACGTCGCCGTGCGCAACTCCCGCGACCCGGAGGGTGCCGCGCTCATCTACACCCGCGCCGAGATCGAGGCGTTCCTGGGTGGGGTCCGGGACGGGGACTTCGACAACCTGGTGGCCTGAAGGTCACCGCCATACACGAAAAACGGTCCGGCCGGGACATTCACACCGGCCGGACCATTGGCGTGCCTGGACCTAGATCGGGCGGCCGACCTCGTGCAGCAGCTTCCCGAGGATCTCCTGCGTGTGGTTCGGCGGGTCGGCGTCGATGCAGACGCGCTCCATCGCCATCGCGTACTGATCCACGTCCTCGCGCTTGTCGAGGTAGATCGCACTGGTGAGCTGCTCGACGTAGACCACGTCGGGCAGCTCCGGCTCGGGGAAGCGCAGGATCGAGAACGGACCACCGGCCGCGGCGTGCCCGCCCGCGGTGAACGGGATGATCTGCAACCGCACGCTCGGCAGTTTCGACGCCTCGATCAGCGCCTCGATCTGCGAGCGCATCACCTCGACGCCGCCGATCGGCCGGCGCAGCACCGCCTCGTCGATCACCGCCCACAGCTGCGGCCCACCCGAACGGGTGAGAATCTGCTGCCGCTGCCGACGCACCTCGACCCGCTTGTCGATCTCGTCGGAGCTCGCGCCGGCGTGACCCAGCATGATCACGGCACGCGCGTACTCCGGGGTCTGCAGCAGGCCCGGGACGAACTGGATCTCGTAGGTGCGGATCAGCGTGGCCGCCGCCTCCAGCCCCAGATAGGCCTGGAACCAGTTCGGCAGCACGTCGTTCAGCTGCTGCCACCAGCCGGGGCTGTTCGCCTGGCGGGCGAGGCCGATCAGCGCGTCGCGCTCCGCTTTGTCGCTCACGCCATACAAGGTCAACAGGTCCGCGACGTCGCGTTCCTTGAAACTGACCCGGCCCAGCTCCATCCGGCTGATCTTGGAACCCGAGGCGCGGATCTCATAGCCCGCCGCATCCCGGGTGATCCCTTTCGACTCCCGCAGCTTCCGGAGCTGGGAGCCGAGCAGAATGCGCAGCACGGTTGGGCCGCCGCCCGGCGCCTCCTCCTGCGTACCCGCGCTCACCTGACTCCTCGTCGCCGCGTCGTGACTACCGGAATGCAGTCGTGTGCATCCTAAGGCGGAGATCGTCTACCGCGAAACCTTGTCAAGCCTAGTCCTACCGAAGCGGATGCGCGCACAGATGCACGTGCAGACGGCCTTGCGGACGCACTTGATGACGAGCATGATAGCTGACAGACACGTACCGATTGCTAACGCAGCGTGCCGAAAACTTCGGCTGCTCGGCCGTTGCGCCCCGTTGGTGCTGCCTGTTGGCCACCTGACGCAGCCTCGAGAGCTTGGAGGCACCGTGATGTCGAACTGGATGACATCCACGCCGACCGTCACCCCGCCACAGCGAGACCCGGCCGACGTGGCGCCTGCGGAGAGCTACCGCCCGGCCGACCCGGTGTGGGTCTACCGCGACGGCTGGCGCGCCGGCGTCATCGAGGCCGCCTCCCCGCGGGCCGTCACGGTCACCTACAAGCCAGGCAGCCACCGCGGCACCGGCGTCGACACCTTCACCGCGCCCTACGTGACCTCCCGCGACGACGACGACCCGACCCTCGACAACCGCGGTCTCCGGCTGGTCCGTCGAAAGCCGCTGGCATGACCGGCGCCGTCACCGTCTCCGCCATCGTCGGCCTGCTGAGCCTCTTCTCCGGCGTCGCCCTGGGCTGGTATCTACGGCGCACCAACGACTGGTGCCCCACCTGCGGCGAGCAACTCACCTGCGGCGATTGCAAGATGAGCGTCCACTGGCCGGACCAGCAGCCCGCCGCCAGCCCCCGCTGATCCCGGCCGGTCGAGCCCACTCACTTCCGGCCGGTTCACCACTATCCGGCCCGCCGACGTCTTGGCCGCCCCACCACGGACCACTCTCCGGCCAGCACCATCACCACCGGCCCGCGGACCACTTCCGGCCGCTTCAACCTCAGGATCGCCCTCTCCGGTACGACCGGCACCCACCCCAACCGCGCTGCCCGGTCACGCCGTCGACGCGAGGCCGCCCGGACCTCACGACCGCGAGGCCGCATCCGGGCCGAATTGCCCGCCTTGCGGTGATCCGCCCAAACCCCAGGTGCGCCCGGCACGCCCACCCGGCACGCGCGCCCCGCCGTGTGGGGCACGCGCGCGCCGCACCGTGTTGGGCAGGCGCTCCAAACCCTGACCCGGCCCAACTCCGACCCGGCACCAGGCCCAGGAGCAGCCCGGCTTCAGGCTCGGAGCACCAGCCGGGCCCGCGAGGCAGCGGGGGCTTGTATCGCCCTTCATTCCTCAGCACCCGTCTTCGTCCCTGAACACCAGCCAGTGCCTCGCAAGCCCGCTAAGGGCCAGACAGCAGGCGGCCGCCGCAGCAGCCAGACCGGACCGCAAGGGGCGGCCGAGCCGCGCGGCTGGGCCGAGCCAGGCGGCCGAGCAGGGCTTTCGTCTGGGTTTGGGTTTGGCGGGTCGTGGCCACCCGCGGGCGTCGCCCTGGAGGGCCGGGCGTTTTGGACGCGCAGCGGCCAGCCCGGCCCGGAAGGGTCCCTGGCGGGAGCGACGATCAGTGATCAGCGCGGATCCGAGTCAGCACGCATTTGATCTTGAAGGTCTTGAAGGTCTTAAAGGTCCGGATCTCTGCGGCGACATATCCGTTATGGAGTGATATTGAAGTTGTCGCGGAAGACGTTGTCCGGGTCGTAGCGGCGCTTCAGCTCGCGCAACCGCTCCAGCGTCGCTGGCGGCCAGGCCTCCGCGATCCGCTCCGGCCGCTGATCGGTCTCGAACGACAGGTACAGCCCGCGGAAGTGCGGCGCCAGCTCCGCCCAGGCCGCGTCCAGCCGCTCCCGGGACGAGCCGAACGCCACCACCGAGAAGTTCGCGTCGCGGTGCGCGTAGGCGGTCGCCTCGGCCGGCACGTCGGCGACCGCGCCGCCCACCGAACGCACCTGGAAGAAGTAGGCCGCCCCGGACGCGATCAGCCGGGCCGCGGCCGCGCAGAACGCCGGGGTGAGATGGTCGATCAGGCCGGACCGGGCGGTCGGATCGCCCTGCCCGTCGTGCGGGGCGTCCGGCACGTTCATCACCTCGGCGTACGGCACCAGCTGCACCTGCTGATCGAGCAGCGGCCCGACCGTGGCGATCGGCGTGAACCGGTCGATGATGGTGTCCGGCACGTCGGAGTCGACCACGCCGTAGATCTGCGCGAGCGACTGCCCGCGCCGTGGCGCCCCCATGATCAGGTTGGTGGTGACGTCCCGGGGCGCGGCCTCCATCGCGGCGCCCCAGCGTTCCAGCAGCCCGGCGCCGTCGGTGGCGTCCAGCACGAACTGCCCGAAACCGACCGGCCCCACCTCGTCCACCTGGAACTCGAACGCGG contains:
- a CDS encoding GGDEF domain-containing protein; its protein translation is MKKRRTDAETLSAALLTIEDQRAWDARAELARAVELEDAALALGDDLLVMRARLCQINMRMRSGDVAAAAEQIWRVHQWAVDNDARQLLARTHLIWHSIHQHLGDAEQALEHALLAVELLDDDSTEHMHVWHRTKLGDALWAAGSVDAARQRHAQAEELAVRTGSPALLCLLNNYAYAEFSYGDQQRAEEIAWRMEHLAREQGEQLQPSFLDTLGAIQNGNGHYAAAEATMLHCIEQHAEGQHEDADALAEYLLTLSQAQRGLAAYDRAQGSLDESRRLCLERDLGETLVRVQQEQAELHAARGEFAAAFAAHKAFFEAHCKLQSLQREARTRTRQAMFETAEARQEAERFREQARRDPLTGLHNRRHVDEVLPGLIRTDPQLTVALVDLDHFKQINDQLSHDVGDQVLVRVAQLLAREVATACPGGFAARMGGEEFLVVLPGTAVPRAHALLDALRRTIRNQHWAPITRHLPVTVSIGVAGLADAPQGAQAPLLSTADGHLYAAKHGGRDRVVSSVQLRDWVGHASAA
- a CDS encoding SAM-dependent methyltransferase, translated to MIDGGVQREEAVVEHSSGNSAPSEVAPPGVNINVPHSARIYDYWLGGKDNFAVDRAVGDAMIQAIPGMRYMAGENRKFVHRAARDLVAKEGIRQFLDVGTGIPTRPNLHEVAQRIAPETRVVYVDNDPIVLVHARALMLSSPQGRSEYISADIRDPRSILQDKVLKETLDLTQPVGLTLIAILMLLADEDDPWSTVAALRDAMPSGSCLAITHPTADFNPDEVGQAVAAATGAGMTLVARTQEAVARFFGDWELLEPGLVPVSAWRPDAPAADPKAAYYWAGVARKP
- a CDS encoding helix-turn-helix domain-containing protein, whose translation is MSAGTQEEAPGGGPTVLRILLGSQLRKLRESKGITRDAAGYEIRASGSKISRMELGRVSFKERDVADLLTLYGVSDKAERDALIGLARQANSPGWWQQLNDVLPNWFQAYLGLEAAATLIRTYEIQFVPGLLQTPEYARAVIMLGHAGASSDEIDKRVEVRRQRQQILTRSGGPQLWAVIDEAVLRRPIGGVEVMRSQIEALIEASKLPSVRLQIIPFTAGGHAAAGGPFSILRFPEPELPDVVYVEQLTSAIYLDKREDVDQYAMAMERVCIDADPPNHTQEILGKLLHEVGRPI
- a CDS encoding DUF397 domain-containing protein; amino-acid sequence: MTYVVNGMPAGQLQGVTWQKSRRSNPSGNCVECAVLPGGDVAVRNSRDPEGAALIYTRAEIEAFLGGVRDGDFDNLVA